The following coding sequences are from one Pseudonocardia sp. HH130630-07 window:
- a CDS encoding M16 family metallopeptidase: MDAARSADTTAAPVPSTGVHGAVRRSELPGGVRLVTESVPGVRSVAIGIWIGIGSVDETGQQAGAAHFLEHLLFKGTRRRTAVGIAEEMDAVGGELNAFTAKEHTCYYAHVLDTDVALAVDLLTDVVTDAQLAPADVEVERGVVLEEIAMRDDDPEDLLGDLFDQTLFGEHPLGLPVIGSEESIRGITRDTLHGFWRSLYTTPRMVVAAAGNLDHDAVAELVATALGRAANGHAGAAAVPPRAASGTRPVRSAALGLQSDESEQAHVLLGVPTPGRHVPGSPVLAVLNSALGGGLSSRLFQQVREQRGLAYQVYSSTSRYADAGSLSVYAGCAPERLGEVVAVVRDVLGEVATGGLTDAEVTRARGALRGGLVLACEDTASRMHRLGRGELDHGRQRSLSESLARIEAVTPGEVAALAAELLDQPLTAAVVGPYEDETELPAALRELG, from the coding sequence TTGGACGCCGCCCGTTCCGCCGACACCACCGCCGCGCCCGTCCCGTCCACCGGGGTGCACGGGGCGGTCCGGCGCAGCGAACTACCGGGTGGTGTCCGGCTGGTCACCGAGTCGGTGCCCGGGGTCCGGTCCGTCGCGATCGGCATCTGGATCGGCATCGGCTCGGTGGACGAGACCGGTCAGCAGGCCGGGGCCGCGCACTTCCTCGAACACCTGCTGTTCAAGGGCACCCGGCGGCGGACCGCGGTCGGGATCGCCGAGGAGATGGACGCCGTCGGGGGTGAGCTGAACGCGTTCACCGCCAAGGAGCACACCTGCTACTACGCGCACGTGCTCGACACCGACGTCGCGCTCGCCGTCGATCTCCTGACCGACGTGGTCACCGACGCGCAGCTGGCGCCCGCCGACGTGGAGGTGGAACGCGGCGTCGTGCTCGAGGAGATCGCGATGCGCGACGACGACCCGGAGGACCTGCTCGGCGACCTGTTCGACCAGACGCTGTTCGGGGAGCACCCGCTCGGCCTGCCGGTGATCGGCTCCGAGGAGTCGATCCGCGGGATCACCCGGGACACCCTGCACGGGTTCTGGCGGAGCCTGTACACGACGCCGCGGATGGTCGTCGCCGCCGCGGGGAACCTGGACCACGACGCGGTCGCCGAGCTCGTCGCCACCGCGCTCGGCCGGGCCGCGAACGGTCACGCCGGGGCCGCCGCGGTCCCGCCGCGCGCCGCGAGCGGGACCCGTCCGGTCCGGTCCGCCGCGCTCGGCCTGCAGTCCGACGAGTCCGAGCAGGCCCACGTGCTGCTCGGGGTGCCCACCCCCGGCCGGCACGTACCGGGATCGCCGGTGCTCGCCGTCCTCAACAGCGCGCTGGGCGGCGGGCTGTCCTCGCGGCTGTTCCAGCAGGTCCGTGAGCAGCGCGGATTGGCCTACCAGGTGTACTCGTCGACGTCGCGCTACGCCGACGCCGGCTCGCTCTCGGTCTACGCCGGGTGCGCGCCGGAGCGGCTCGGCGAGGTCGTCGCGGTGGTCCGGGACGTGCTGGGTGAGGTAGCCACCGGCGGCCTCACCGACGCCGAGGTGACCCGGGCCCGTGGCGCGCTGCGCGGTGGCCTGGTGCTGGCCTGCGAGGACACCGCGTCGCGGATGCACCGGCTCGGCCGTGGCGAGCTGGACCACGGCCGCCAGCGGTCGCTGTCCGAGAGCCTGGCCCGGATCGAGGCGGTCACGCCGGGGGAGGTCGCGGCGCTCGCGGCGGAGCTGCTGGACCAGCCGCTGACCGCGGCCGTCGTCGGGCCGTACGAGGACGAGACGGAGCTGCCCGCGGCGCTGCGCGAGCTGGGCTGA
- a CDS encoding ABC transporter family substrate-binding protein — protein sequence MHRSIRRGALTSTVVAVALLLGACGGGGSEEPTQTGEALSTTPSFNEQPYENLRDGGEVTLPFRSGLTPQLNRFQGDGTTDTWLSWNWYNPALITFTPNGDPIMNPDYITEATAADSGGDTTVTYTLNPKAVYNDGTPIDWRAFEATWKSNNGSDPAFIPNSTDGYDRITSVTRGVDDRQVIVTFDGVNVWWQSLFNYLVHPKVAADPQIFNQGYLNKPHTEWGAGPYTVSDYDQQNGTLSFERNPKWWGKPGKLDRVTLVTLEQTAKVNAFRNGQIDAAEAETADLLAQAKSVPDADIRISGTPADYLLTLNSTSPVLKETEVRKAIFQGMDRVQLSEIQFQGMGYSEAPSGSLVLKPFQKGYQDNSAVQFDPEAAKQGLDAAGWAPGPDGVRAKGGQPLRFTYVQVGDTATKRAVSGALVAMMKNIGADLQVRQLPSSDFAKVMANAEFDMAYSGFRSSDPYGVAYICQQYCSNSTLNKSGTGTPDLDAELAKVNTLPTADEQYAAANAVEKKALATYGILPVYSGPTVWATKPGLANWGASLFATPPLPELVGWQNGA from the coding sequence ATGCACAGATCGATCCGTCGTGGGGCGCTGACCTCCACCGTCGTGGCCGTGGCCCTGCTGCTCGGCGCCTGTGGTGGGGGTGGCTCCGAGGAGCCGACCCAGACCGGGGAGGCGTTGTCGACGACACCGTCGTTCAACGAGCAGCCCTACGAGAACCTGCGCGACGGCGGCGAGGTCACGCTGCCGTTCCGCTCCGGTCTGACTCCCCAGCTGAACCGGTTCCAGGGCGACGGCACCACAGACACGTGGCTGTCCTGGAACTGGTACAACCCGGCGCTGATCACGTTCACCCCGAACGGTGACCCGATCATGAATCCGGACTACATCACCGAGGCGACGGCGGCGGACTCCGGTGGCGACACCACGGTCACGTACACCCTCAACCCGAAGGCGGTCTACAACGACGGCACGCCGATCGACTGGCGCGCGTTCGAGGCCACCTGGAAGTCGAACAACGGTTCCGACCCGGCGTTCATCCCGAACTCCACCGACGGCTACGACCGGATCACCTCGGTGACCCGCGGTGTGGACGACAGGCAGGTGATCGTCACCTTCGACGGCGTCAACGTCTGGTGGCAGAGCCTGTTCAACTACCTGGTGCACCCGAAGGTGGCGGCGGACCCGCAGATCTTCAACCAGGGGTACCTGAACAAGCCGCACACCGAGTGGGGCGCTGGGCCCTACACCGTGTCCGACTACGACCAGCAGAACGGGACCCTGTCCTTCGAGCGGAACCCCAAGTGGTGGGGCAAGCCGGGCAAGCTCGACCGGGTCACTCTCGTCACGCTGGAGCAGACCGCGAAGGTCAACGCGTTCCGGAACGGCCAGATCGACGCCGCCGAGGCCGAGACGGCCGACCTGCTCGCCCAGGCGAAGTCCGTGCCGGATGCCGACATCCGGATCTCCGGCACCCCCGCCGACTACCTGCTGACCCTGAACAGCACCTCACCGGTGCTGAAGGAGACCGAGGTCCGCAAGGCGATCTTCCAGGGGATGGACCGCGTGCAGCTCTCGGAGATCCAGTTCCAGGGCATGGGCTACAGCGAGGCCCCGTCCGGTTCCCTCGTGCTCAAGCCCTTCCAGAAGGGTTACCAGGACAACTCGGCCGTGCAGTTCGATCCCGAGGCGGCCAAGCAGGGACTCGACGCCGCCGGATGGGCTCCCGGGCCGGACGGCGTCCGGGCCAAGGGTGGTCAACCGCTCCGCTTCACCTACGTGCAGGTCGGCGACACGGCGACCAAGCGGGCCGTCTCCGGAGCCCTGGTGGCGATGATGAAGAACATCGGGGCCGATCTCCAGGTGCGGCAGCTGCCGTCGAGCGACTTCGCCAAGGTCATGGCGAACGCGGAGTTCGACATGGCCTACAGCGGATTCCGTTCCTCGGACCCCTACGGCGTCGCGTACATCTGCCAGCAGTACTGCTCGAACTCGACGCTCAACAAGTCCGGCACCGGGACCCCGGATCTCGACGCCGAGCTGGCGAAGGTGAACACACTGCCCACGGCGGACGAGCAGTACGCCGCGGCCAACGCGGTGGAGAAGAAGGCGCTCGCGACCTACGGCATCCTGCCGGTCTACTCCGGCCCCACCGTCTGGGCGACCAAGCCCGGCCTGGCCAACTGGGGGGCGTCGCTGTTCGCCACCCCACCGCTGCCCGAGCTGGTCGGCTGGCAGAACGGCGCCTGA
- a CDS encoding oligopeptide/dipeptide ABC transporter ATP-binding protein, protein MAHDLSVVRHVADRVAVMYLGRIVESGAVSDVFGNPQHPYTQALLSAIPVPDPQVERTRRRTVLTGDLPSPTGETPGCAFHGRCPLARTLSEAEQVRCRTETPPLVVKDGASEQESDHRNACHFR, encoded by the coding sequence GTGGCCCACGACCTGTCGGTGGTGCGGCACGTCGCCGACCGCGTCGCGGTCATGTACCTGGGCCGGATCGTCGAGTCCGGCGCCGTCTCCGACGTCTTCGGCAACCCCCAGCACCCCTACACCCAGGCGTTGCTCTCGGCCATCCCGGTGCCCGACCCGCAGGTCGAACGGACCCGCCGGCGCACCGTGCTCACCGGGGACCTGCCGAGCCCCACCGGGGAGACGCCCGGCTGCGCGTTCCACGGCCGGTGCCCGCTCGCGCGGACCCTGTCCGAGGCCGAGCAGGTCCGGTGCCGGACCGAGACCCCACCGCTGGTCGTCAAGGACGGGGCCTCCGAGCAGGAGTCCGACCACCGCAACGCCTGCCACTTCCGTTGA
- a CDS encoding dipeptide ABC transporter ATP-binding protein, whose protein sequence is MTEPVLSVRDLHVAFPSEAGRVEAVRGVDFDLVPGRTLGIVGESGSGKSVTSLAVMGLLPDSASVSGSIRMGGRELVGLTDEEMSGIRGREIGMIFQDPLSSLTPIFTVGDQLVEAMQIHTDISRSAARTRAAELLDLVGIPDPARRIRSFPHEFSGGMRQRVMIAMAIANDPAVIIADEPTTALDVTVQAQILDVLKVARNETGAAVVMITHDLGVVAGTADDVLVMYAGRPVETATADELFAAPRMPYTIGLLGAVPRVDSVERRPLVPVPGNPPTPVDLPPGCPFVPRCPVAVASCRDVEPPLVAAGDRPGHAVACVRSGEIVDGRIGSAPVFDPPDLLTGVGDDPGTDRAERPVVLSVEGLRKTFPLLKGSLMRRRIGSVHAVADVDLDIREGETLGLVGESGCGKTTTLLEIMNLQPPESGRITVAGTDVATLSSRSAVAALRREIQIVFQDPMGALDPRMTAGDILAEPLRAAGWSDRARIAARVDELMALVGLDPEHTDRFPAAFSGGQRQRIGIARALATSPSLLVLDEPVSALDVSVQAGVLNLLAGLKR, encoded by the coding sequence ATGACCGAACCGGTGCTGTCGGTCCGCGACCTGCACGTCGCGTTCCCGTCCGAGGCGGGGCGGGTCGAGGCCGTCCGCGGGGTCGACTTCGACCTGGTGCCCGGCCGGACGCTCGGCATCGTCGGCGAGTCCGGGTCCGGGAAGTCGGTGACCTCGCTGGCGGTGATGGGGCTGCTGCCGGACAGCGCCTCGGTGTCCGGGTCGATCCGGATGGGCGGGCGTGAGCTCGTCGGGCTGACCGACGAGGAGATGTCCGGGATCCGCGGGCGCGAGATCGGCATGATCTTCCAGGACCCGCTGTCGTCGCTCACCCCGATCTTCACCGTCGGCGACCAGCTGGTCGAGGCGATGCAGATCCACACCGACATCTCCCGGTCAGCGGCCCGCACCCGTGCCGCCGAGCTGCTCGACCTCGTCGGGATCCCGGACCCCGCCCGCCGGATCCGGTCGTTCCCGCACGAGTTCTCCGGCGGGATGCGGCAGCGGGTGATGATCGCCATGGCGATCGCCAACGACCCCGCGGTGATCATCGCCGACGAGCCGACGACGGCGCTGGACGTCACGGTGCAGGCCCAGATCCTCGACGTCCTGAAGGTCGCCAGGAACGAGACCGGCGCCGCGGTCGTGATGATCACCCACGACCTGGGCGTGGTCGCCGGGACCGCGGACGACGTCCTGGTCATGTACGCCGGGCGCCCGGTGGAGACGGCGACGGCCGACGAGCTGTTCGCCGCACCCCGGATGCCGTACACGATCGGTCTGCTCGGGGCGGTGCCGCGGGTGGACAGCGTCGAGCGGCGCCCGCTGGTGCCGGTCCCCGGCAACCCGCCGACCCCGGTCGACCTGCCGCCGGGCTGCCCGTTCGTGCCGCGGTGCCCGGTCGCCGTGGCGAGCTGCCGGGACGTCGAGCCGCCGCTGGTCGCCGCCGGCGACCGGCCCGGGCACGCCGTCGCCTGCGTCCGGTCCGGTGAGATCGTCGACGGCCGGATCGGCAGCGCGCCGGTGTTCGACCCGCCCGACCTGCTCACCGGTGTCGGGGACGACCCGGGCACGGACCGCGCCGAGCGTCCCGTCGTGCTGTCGGTCGAGGGCCTGCGCAAGACGTTCCCGCTGCTCAAGGGCTCGCTGATGCGACGGCGGATCGGCTCCGTGCACGCGGTCGCCGACGTCGATCTCGACATCCGGGAGGGCGAGACGCTCGGGCTGGTCGGCGAGTCGGGCTGCGGGAAGACGACGACCCTGCTCGAGATCATGAACCTGCAGCCGCCGGAGAGCGGACGGATCACGGTCGCCGGGACCGACGTCGCCACGCTCTCCTCGCGCTCCGCGGTCGCCGCCCTGCGCCGGGAGATCCAGATCGTGTTCCAGGACCCGATGGGTGCCCTGGACCCGCGGATGACGGCCGGGGACATCCTCGCCGAGCCGCTGCGCGCCGCGGGCTGGTCGGACCGGGCGCGGATCGCCGCCCGGGTCGACGAGCTGATGGCCCTGGTCGGGCTGGATCCCGAGCACACCGACCGGTTCCCGGCAGCGTTCTCCGGCGGGCAGCGCCAGCGGATCGGCATCGCCCGCGCGCTGGCGACCAGCCCGTCGCTGCTGGTGCTCGACGAGCCGGTCTCCGCGCTCGACGTCTCGGTCCAGGCCGGGGTGCTCAACCTGCTCGCCGGGCTCAAGCGGTAG
- a CDS encoding ABC transporter permease, whose amino-acid sequence MSLNLPELSPTVGDGAEAGAPPPAGRSPRRRSALVWRRYRRSRSAVAGLVVFGLLVLFSLVGGVFSPYDHTSVDFTGLTEAPSADHPLGTTAGGNDVYAQAVHGLQRSLLIAVTVSLVTTAIAALVGAGAAYLGGGRTWGRRGERALLGLVHFLMVVPSFLILSLASQWATGDYRVLIVALSVLGWMTTARVVWTVATTLREREYVAAARFMGVPGRSIVLRHLIPNIGSLLIVTFTLNVVNTVQSETALSFVGFGVQVPDVSLGTMLADGANSMATAPWLLAVPAVLLLMLMLTISLAYVGDGLRDALDPTSQAGGRA is encoded by the coding sequence GTGAGCCTGAACCTGCCCGAGCTGTCCCCCACGGTCGGCGACGGGGCCGAGGCGGGTGCCCCGCCGCCCGCCGGGCGGTCCCCCCGCCGCCGTTCGGCGCTAGTGTGGCGGCGCTACCGGCGCAGCCGCTCGGCCGTCGCAGGGCTGGTCGTGTTCGGCCTGCTGGTGTTGTTCTCGCTGGTCGGCGGCGTGTTCTCGCCGTACGACCACACCTCGGTCGACTTCACCGGGCTGACCGAGGCCCCGTCGGCGGACCATCCGCTGGGCACCACCGCCGGCGGCAACGACGTCTACGCCCAGGCCGTGCACGGCCTGCAGCGGTCACTGCTGATCGCCGTCACCGTCTCCCTGGTCACGACGGCGATCGCGGCGCTGGTCGGCGCGGGCGCCGCCTACCTCGGCGGCGGGCGCACCTGGGGCCGGCGCGGCGAGCGGGCACTGCTCGGGCTCGTGCACTTCCTCATGGTGGTGCCGTCGTTCCTGATCCTGTCGCTGGCCTCGCAGTGGGCGACCGGGGACTACCGGGTGCTGATCGTGGCGCTGAGCGTGCTGGGCTGGATGACGACGGCGCGCGTGGTGTGGACGGTCGCGACGACCCTGCGCGAGCGCGAGTACGTCGCCGCGGCCCGCTTCATGGGCGTGCCCGGCCGGTCGATCGTGCTGCGCCACCTCATCCCGAACATCGGCTCGCTGCTGATCGTCACGTTCACGCTGAACGTGGTGAACACCGTGCAGAGCGAGACGGCGCTGTCGTTCGTCGGGTTCGGCGTCCAGGTCCCGGACGTGTCGCTCGGCACGATGCTCGCCGACGGCGCCAACTCCATGGCCACGGCGCCGTGGCTGCTGGCGGTTCCCGCGGTGCTGCTGCTGATGCTGATGCTGACGATCTCGCTGGCCTACGTCGGCGACGGGCTGCGCGACGCGCTCGACCCGACCTCGCAGGCAGGGGGCAGGGCATGA
- a CDS encoding ABC transporter permease translates to MLRYVLRRGVGWLAMIVVATNLTYFLANAFLDPRVNYLQLRPPRTDEEIARSLGQYNLDSNVALSERWWTWLAGIVTRWDWGASPIGDSVNTQVAFRVGVSGQLILASLVLSILLGVALGVYSASRQYRVGDRVAQMTSVFTLNTPPAVAALAVVFVAIAINQGVGGTLFYVAGAETPGIEGFWPTLLDRAQHLILPTISLLIITYAGYHMLQRAMLLDVVNSDYVRTARAKGLTRRQAIRRHGLRGSLIPVATQVAFAIPALFTGAVITEKVFAWQGMGDYLIRTISTNDIHGAVAAAAFAGAATAVGAILADIAVVALDPRVRVN, encoded by the coding sequence TTGCTCCGTTACGTCCTGCGCAGGGGCGTCGGCTGGCTCGCGATGATCGTCGTCGCGACCAACCTGACCTACTTCCTCGCGAACGCGTTCCTCGATCCACGGGTCAACTACCTGCAGTTGCGCCCGCCCCGCACCGACGAGGAGATCGCCCGCTCGCTGGGGCAGTACAACCTGGACTCCAACGTCGCGCTGAGCGAACGCTGGTGGACCTGGCTGGCCGGGATCGTGACCCGCTGGGACTGGGGCGCCAGCCCGATCGGCGACAGCGTCAACACCCAGGTCGCGTTCCGGGTGGGGGTCTCCGGCCAGCTGATCCTGGCCTCGCTGGTGCTCTCGATCCTCCTCGGCGTCGCGCTCGGGGTCTACTCGGCGTCGCGGCAGTACCGGGTCGGTGACCGGGTCGCCCAGATGACGTCGGTGTTCACCCTCAACACCCCGCCCGCGGTCGCCGCACTCGCCGTCGTCTTCGTGGCGATCGCGATCAACCAGGGCGTCGGCGGGACGCTCTTCTACGTCGCGGGCGCCGAGACCCCGGGGATCGAGGGGTTCTGGCCGACCCTGCTCGACCGGGCCCAGCACCTGATCCTGCCGACGATCTCGCTGCTGATCATCACCTACGCCGGGTACCACATGCTGCAGCGGGCGATGCTGCTCGACGTCGTCAACTCCGACTACGTGCGCACCGCCCGGGCCAAGGGGCTCACCCGCCGCCAGGCCATCCGCCGGCACGGGCTGCGCGGCTCGCTGATCCCGGTCGCCACCCAGGTCGCCTTCGCGATCCCGGCGCTGTTCACCGGCGCCGTCATCACCGAGAAGGTGTTCGCCTGGCAGGGCATGGGCGACTACCTCATCCGCACGATCTCGACCAACGACATCCACGGCGCGGTGGCCGCGGCGGCGTTCGCCGGGGCGGCCACCGCGGTCGGGGCGATCCTCGCCGACATCGCCGTCGTGGCCCTCGACCCGAGAGTGCGGGTGAACTGA
- a CDS encoding DUF456 domain-containing protein → MTGLAVLAGLMIVLGLAGIVLPVLPGPLLIVGGVAVWAIPRGDSVGWWVLGIAVAVTVLGQVAKYLLPGRRLKASGVPTRTLLAGLVLGVVGFFVVPVVGLFLGFVLGVWLAELVRLPDSATAWRSAREALAAVGWSILIELAAGMLATAVWIGGLVVG, encoded by the coding sequence ATGACGGGTCTCGCCGTGCTCGCCGGCCTCATGATCGTCCTGGGTCTGGCCGGGATCGTGCTCCCGGTCCTGCCCGGACCGCTGCTGATCGTCGGCGGGGTCGCGGTGTGGGCGATCCCCCGCGGGGACTCGGTCGGCTGGTGGGTGCTCGGCATCGCCGTCGCGGTGACCGTGCTCGGGCAGGTCGCGAAGTACCTGCTCCCGGGCCGGCGGCTCAAGGCGTCCGGGGTGCCGACGCGGACGTTGCTCGCCGGGCTGGTGCTCGGTGTCGTGGGGTTCTTCGTCGTCCCGGTGGTCGGGCTGTTCCTCGGGTTCGTGCTGGGGGTCTGGCTGGCCGAGCTGGTCCGGCTCCCGGACTCGGCGACGGCCTGGCGCTCGGCCCGCGAGGCGCTGGCCGCGGTCGGCTGGAGCATCCTCATCGAGCTGGCGGCCGGGATGCTGGCGACGGCCGTCTGGATCGGCGGTCTCGTCGTCGGGTGA
- a CDS encoding glycosyltransferase family 39 protein, with product MTTEPRTAASTPASRAPLLAGAAVTALLVATAEGYGPHRDELYFLRSGAEPAVGYVDNGPLTPLLAAALNQLGDGSLTVLRLWPALVAGIVVVLAGRIAAEFGATRGAQLLAAAATATGSALLILGHTLSTAVTDLLVWTLLTWLVVRGLRDGGPVWLAVGAVAGVGLQNKLLPALLLAALLAGVLLAGPRGILRSRWPWLGGLVAVLLVLPQLVWQAGAGFPLLALSSSIAAGGSVSSQPWWVVVPFQLVLVGPLLVPVWVAGLWRLARDPRLRTWRAFAVAYGLLLVLFTVTGGKPYYLAGLYPLLLAAGAAPALAWARQSVPRAAALGTALVVTLAGSATTALPVVPVDELAVSPVVAMNPDAAETVGWPEFAATVGAAVASAPGERVTVLAANYGQAGAVDHYLPAAGPAYSGHNAYAGWGPPPGDETAVVVVGYPVEQVRTWFGRVDTVARIDNGVGLDNLEQGGPVLLARDRSRPWSEIWAEVVWLG from the coding sequence GTGACGACCGAGCCGCGGACCGCGGCGAGCACGCCCGCGAGCCGGGCCCCGCTGCTGGCCGGTGCCGCCGTCACGGCACTGCTCGTCGCGACGGCGGAGGGGTACGGGCCGCACCGCGACGAGCTGTACTTCCTGCGGTCCGGTGCCGAACCGGCCGTCGGCTACGTCGACAACGGGCCCCTCACCCCGCTGCTCGCCGCGGCCCTGAACCAGCTCGGCGACGGTTCGCTGACGGTGCTGCGGCTGTGGCCGGCGCTGGTCGCCGGGATCGTCGTCGTCCTCGCCGGCCGGATCGCCGCCGAGTTCGGGGCCACCCGCGGCGCGCAGCTGCTCGCCGCGGCGGCCACGGCCACCGGGTCGGCGCTGCTGATACTCGGCCACACCCTGTCCACCGCCGTGACCGACCTGCTGGTCTGGACCCTGCTGACCTGGCTGGTCGTCCGCGGGCTGCGCGACGGCGGCCCGGTCTGGCTCGCCGTCGGCGCGGTCGCCGGGGTGGGACTGCAGAACAAGCTGCTGCCCGCGCTCCTGCTCGCGGCACTGCTCGCGGGGGTCCTGCTCGCCGGGCCGCGCGGGATCCTGCGTTCGCGCTGGCCCTGGCTGGGCGGGCTGGTCGCGGTCCTGCTCGTGCTGCCGCAGCTCGTCTGGCAGGCCGGTGCGGGGTTCCCGCTGCTCGCGCTGTCGTCGTCGATCGCCGCCGGGGGCTCGGTGTCGAGCCAGCCGTGGTGGGTGGTCGTGCCGTTCCAGCTGGTGCTCGTCGGTCCGTTGCTGGTGCCGGTGTGGGTGGCGGGGCTGTGGCGGCTGGCCCGGGACCCGCGGCTGCGGACGTGGCGGGCGTTCGCGGTCGCCTACGGGCTGCTGCTGGTGCTGTTCACCGTGACCGGCGGGAAGCCCTACTACCTCGCCGGGCTCTACCCGCTGCTGCTCGCCGCCGGCGCGGCACCGGCGCTGGCGTGGGCGCGCCAGTCGGTCCCGCGGGCCGCGGCGCTGGGCACGGCGCTGGTCGTCACGCTGGCCGGATCGGCCACGACGGCCCTGCCCGTCGTGCCGGTGGACGAGCTGGCCGTCTCACCGGTCGTCGCCATGAATCCGGACGCCGCCGAGACCGTCGGCTGGCCGGAGTTCGCCGCGACCGTCGGCGCCGCCGTGGCGTCGGCACCCGGTGAGCGGGTCACCGTGCTCGCCGCCAACTACGGCCAGGCCGGGGCGGTCGACCACTACCTGCCCGCGGCGGGCCCGGCCTACAGCGGCCACAACGCCTACGCCGGCTGGGGACCGCCGCCCGGGGACGAGACGGCGGTGGTGGTCGTCGGGTACCCGGTCGAGCAGGTCCGGACCTGGTTCGGCCGGGTCGACACCGTCGCGCGGATCGACAACGGGGTGGGACTGGACAACCTCGAGCAGGGCGGGCCGGTGCTGCTCGCCCGGGACCGGTCGCGGCCGTGGAGTGAGATCTGGGCCGAGGTCGTCTGGCTGGGCTGA
- the dapB gene encoding 4-hydroxy-tetrahydrodipicolinate reductase has translation MGGEVCRAVQAAPDTELVAALDAGDDLSALDGADVAVDFTHPGAALDNVRACVGRGVAAVVGTSGFDAAKFDEVREVLDGQGSGSVLVAPNFGVGAVLMMHFAGQAARFFDSVEIVELHHAGKVDAPSGTAARTASVVAEARAAAGLGAVPDATTTDPDGARGAVVDGVHVHAVRMPGLVAHQEVILGTDGEVFTMRHDSMNRASFMPGVLLAIRAVRDRPGLTIGLEPLLGLA, from the coding sequence ATGGGCGGCGAGGTCTGCCGGGCGGTGCAGGCCGCGCCGGACACCGAGCTGGTGGCGGCGCTCGACGCCGGGGACGACCTGTCCGCACTCGACGGTGCCGACGTCGCCGTCGACTTCACCCACCCGGGCGCGGCCCTGGACAACGTGCGGGCCTGCGTCGGCCGGGGGGTGGCTGCCGTCGTCGGGACCAGCGGGTTCGACGCGGCGAAGTTCGACGAGGTCCGCGAGGTCCTCGACGGGCAGGGATCCGGCAGCGTGCTCGTGGCGCCGAACTTCGGGGTCGGTGCGGTGCTGATGATGCACTTCGCCGGGCAGGCGGCGCGCTTCTTCGACTCCGTCGAGATCGTCGAGCTGCACCACGCCGGGAAGGTCGACGCACCGTCGGGCACCGCGGCCCGTACCGCCTCGGTGGTGGCCGAGGCGCGGGCCGCGGCCGGGCTCGGCGCCGTCCCGGACGCCACCACCACCGACCCCGACGGGGCCCGCGGCGCCGTCGTGGACGGGGTGCACGTGCACGCCGTGCGGATGCCGGGGCTCGTGGCCCACCAGGAGGTCATCCTGGGGACCGACGGCGAGGTGTTCACGATGCGGCACGACTCGATGAACCGGGCGTCGTTCATGCCGGGGGTGCTGCTGGCGATCCGCGCGGTGCGCGACCGGCCCGGGCTGACGATCGGGCTGGAACCGCTGCTCGGGCTGGCCTGA
- a CDS encoding GNAT family N-acetyltransferase, giving the protein MATATVRPATDDDVDSIVAIQDRTWRTAYAGLLPEAAFDGLTSEAARSHWRDAVHAGDDFHLLVAVEGAETVGFCAAARYSGGDGRSIAEISALLVEPRWGRRGHGGRLLAAAATALRESGSQTGRAWLPETDTASRGFYARAGWAPDGAARTLDTGSGGTLREVRVGGTLDLRLVG; this is encoded by the coding sequence ATGGCCACCGCGACCGTCCGCCCCGCCACCGACGACGACGTCGACTCCATCGTCGCGATCCAGGACCGCACCTGGCGCACCGCCTACGCCGGGCTGCTCCCGGAGGCCGCCTTCGACGGCCTGACCTCCGAGGCCGCGCGCTCGCACTGGCGGGACGCGGTGCACGCCGGCGACGACTTCCACCTGCTGGTCGCCGTGGAGGGCGCCGAGACCGTCGGCTTCTGCGCCGCGGCCCGCTACTCCGGTGGCGACGGGCGGTCGATCGCCGAGATCTCGGCGCTGCTGGTGGAGCCGCGCTGGGGCCGGCGCGGGCACGGCGGGCGGTTGCTCGCCGCCGCCGCGACGGCCCTGCGGGAGTCCGGCTCGCAGACGGGGCGGGCGTGGCTGCCGGAGACCGACACCGCCTCCCGCGGGTTCTACGCCCGGGCCGGGTGGGCGCCGGACGGCGCCGCGCGCACGCTGGACACCGGATCCGGCGGCACGCTGCGCGAGGTCCGGGTCGGCGGGACCCTGGACCTGCGCCTGGTCGGCTGA